From one Humulus lupulus chromosome 8, drHumLupu1.1, whole genome shotgun sequence genomic stretch:
- the LOC133794648 gene encoding ATPase 10, plasma membrane-type, producing the protein MAEELDKPLLGPENFNRDGIDLERLPLEEVFEQLKTSPEGLSSDDAEARLIIFGPNMLEEKPENKILKFLSFMWNPLSWVMEAAAVMAIALANGGGEGPDWQDFVGIICLLIINSTISFIEENNAGNAAAALMARLAPKTRVLRDGQWQEKDAAILVPGDIVGIKLGDIIPADARLLEGDPLKIDQSALTGESLPVTKRTGDEVFSGSTCKHGEIEAVVIATGVHSFFGKAAYLVDSTEVVGHFQQVLTSIGNFCICSIAVGMILEIIVMFPVQHRSYRDGINNLLVLLIGGIPIAMPTVLSVTLAIGSHRLSQQGAITKRMTAIEEMAGMDVLCSDKTGTLTLNRLTVDRNLVEVFNPNMDKDTIILLAARASRLENQDAIDAAIVNMLADPKEARGNITQVHFLPFNPVDKRTAITYIDPDGNWHRASKGAPEQILNLCQERNEIAAKVHAIIDKFAERGLRSLGVAYQEVPEKTKEGPGGPWTFCGLLPLFDPPRHDSAETIRRALNLGVCVKMITGDQLAIAKETGRRLGMGTNMYPSSSLLARDKDEHEALPVDELIEKADGFAGVFPEHKYEIVKILQEKKHVVGMTGDGVNDAPALKKADIGIAVADSTDAARGAADIVLTEPGLSVIVSAVLTSRAIFQRMKNYTIYAVSITIRIVLGFVLLALIWEYDFPPFMVLIIAILNDGTIMTISKDRVRPSPRPDSWKLNEIFATGIVIGTYLALVTVLFYWLIIDTTFFETHFHVRSLSSNSEEVSSAVYLQVSIISQALIFVTRSQSWSFLERPGALLMCAFVVAQLVATLIAVYAHISFAYIRGIGWGWAGVIWLYSLIFYIPLDIIKFAVRYALSGEAWNLLFDRKTAFTTKKDYGKEDRAAQWVLSQRSLQGLMSLDLENTGRRRSSMIAEQAKRRAEIARLGELHTLRGHIESVVRLKNLDYRVIQTAHTV; encoded by the exons ATGGCTGAGGAGTTGGATAAGCCGTTGCTTGGTCCCGAAAATTTTAACAGGGACGGAATTGATTTG GAACGATTACCCTTGGAAGAAGTTTTTGAACAACTAAAAACATCGCCGGAAGGACTCTCATCCGATGATGCTGAAGCAAGATTGATAATCTTTGGTCCTAACATGCTGGAAGAGAAGCCA GAGAACAAAATATTGAAATTTCTTAGTTTTATGTGGAATCCATTATCATGGGTCATGGAAGCTGCAGCTGTGATGGCAATTGCCCTTGCTAATGGTGGA GGGGAAGGTCCAGATTGGCAAGATTTTGTAGGAATTATCTGCCTACTAATAATCAACTCCACAATAAGTTTTATAGAAGAAAATAATGCTGGAAATGCCGCTGCAGCCCTCATGGCACGTTTAGCTCCAAAAACAAGA GTTCTCAGAGATGGCCAGTGGCAAGAGAAAGATGCAGCAATCTTAGTACCAGGAGATATAGTTGGTATAAAGCTTGGAGATATCATTCCAGCTGATGCTCGCCTACTAGAAGGGGATCCGTTAAAAATTGACCAG TCAGCTCTTACCGGAGAGTCCCTACCAGTCACCAAGAGAACAGGTGATGAGGTGTTCTCTGGTTCAACTTGCAAGCACGGAGAAATTGAAGCGGTAGTTATAGCAACTGGAGTTCACTCTTTCTTTGGAAAAGCAGCATATTTAGTTGACTCAACTGAAGTTGTTGGACATTTTCAGCAG GTCCTTACCTCCATTGGTAATTTCTGCATTTGTTCTATAGCTGTGGGAATGATTCTGGAAATCATTGTCATGTTCCCTGTACAACACCGCTCTTACAGGGATGGAATCAACAACCTTCTTGTTCTCTTAATTGGAGGAATACCAATAGCTATGCCTACAGTTTTGTCTGTAACACTTGCTATTGGTTCTCATAGACTCTCTCAACAG GGTGCCATTACAAAAAGGATGACAGCAATTGAAGAAATGGCAGGCATGGATGTCCTCTGCAGCGATAAAACTGGAACTCTTACCCTGAATCGCCTCACTGTTGATAGAAACCTCGTTGAG GTTTTCAACCCAAATATGGACAAAGACACAATTATTTTGCTAGCAGCCAGAGCATCAAGACTGGAAAATCAGGATGCTATTGATGCAGCCATTGTCAATATGCTTGCCGATCCAAAGGAG GCACGTGGAAACATTACACAAGTACACTTCTTGCCCTTCAATCCAGTGGACAAGCGTACTGCAATTACTTACATTGATCCTGATGGTAATTGGCACAGGGCCAGCAAAGGAGCTCCAGAACAG atCTTAAATCTATGCCAAGAAAGAAATGAGATTGCTGCAAAAGTGCATGCCATAATAGATAAATTTGCTGAAAGGGGATTGCGGTCTCTTGGAGTTGCTTATCAG GAAGTTCCAGAGAAAACCAAGGAGGGTCCTGGAGGTCCTTGGACATTTTGTGGACTGTTGCCTTTGTTTGACCCTCCAAGACATGATAGTGCAGAGACCATCCGAAGGGCGCTTAACCTTGGAGTCTGTGTAAAGATGATTACAG GTGACCAACTGGCAATAGCAAAGGAGACTGGGAGAAGACTTGGAATGGGGACAAACATGTATCCTTCTTCTTCATTGCTTGCACGTGATAAAGATGAACATGAAGCTCTGCCAGTGGATGAGCTCATTGAAAAGGCTGATGGTTTTGCGGGCGTATTCCCTG AACACAAATACGAAATTGTGAAAATTTTACAAGAGAAGAAACATGTGGTGGGAATGACTGGAGATGGAGTAAATGATGCACCAGCCTTAAAGAAAGCCGATATTGGAATAGCAGTTGCTGATTCTACAGATGCTGCAAGAGGTGCTGCTGATATAGTCTTAACTGAACCTGGTTTAAGTGTGATTGTCAGTGCAGTCTTAACTAGCCGAGCTATATTCCAACGAATGAAAAATTATACA ATATATGCCGTCTCCATAACGATTAGGATTGTG CTTGGTTTCGTGCTCCTTGCATTGATTTGGGAGTATGACTTCCCACCATTCATGGTTTTGATTATAGCAATACTGAATGATG GAACCATCATGACTATCTCCAAAGATCGGGTAAGGCCCTCTCCAAGGCCTGACAGTTGGAAGCTCAACGAGATTTTCGCAACAGGCATTGTCATTGGCACATATCTTGCCCTGGTGACTGTGTTGTTTTACTGGCTCATAATTGACACCACCTTCTTTGAG ACACATTTCCATGTAAGATCATTGTCCAGCAATAGTGAAGAAGTTTCATCTGCTGTTTATCTGCAAGTCAGCATAATCAGCCAGGCTCTTATATTCGTTACTCGTAGTCAAAGTTGGTCTTTCCTAGAGAGGCCAGGAGCTCTCTTGATGTGTGCTTTTGTTGTTGCCCAACTG GTGGCTACCTTGATTGCTGTCTATGCACATATCAGCTTTGCTTACATTAGAGGCATTGGATGGGGATGGGCCGGAGTAATATGGTTGTATAGTCTCATATTCTACATACCCCTTGACATAATCAAGTTTGCAGTTCGGTATGCCTTGAGTGGAGAAGCCTGGAATCTATTATTTGATAGAAAG ACTGCCTTTACTACTAAAAAAGACTATGGAAAGGAAGATCGTGCAGCTCAGTGGGTACTTTCTCAGAGAAGTCTCCAAGGGTTGATGTCTTTAGATTTGGAAAACACAGGAAGGCGTAGGTCTTCGATGATTGCGGAACAGGCCAAGCGCCGGGCTGAAATAGCCAG ATTGGGAGAGTTGCACACTCTGAGGGGACATATAGAGTCAGTGGTAAGGCTTAAGAATTTGGATTACAGAGTGATCCAAACAGCTCATACAGTCTGA
- the LOC133794647 gene encoding 26S proteasome regulatory subunit 7, translating to MAPEPEDDFKDEKNPRPLDEDDIALLKTYGLGPYSTLIKKAEKEIKDMAKKVNDLCGIKESDTGLAAPSQWDLVSDKQMMQEEQPLQVARCTKIINPNTEDAKYVINVKQIAKFVVGLGDKVSPTDIEEGMRVGVDRNKYQIQIPLPPKIDPSVTMMTVEEKPDVTYNDVGGCKEQIEKMREVVELPMLHPEKFVKLGIDPPKGVLCYGPPGTGKTLLARAVANRTDACFIRVIGSELVQKYVGEGARMVRELFQMARSKKACIVFFDEVDAIGGARFDDGVGGDNEVQRTMLEIVNQLDGFDARGNIKVLMATNRPDTLDPALLRPGRLDRKVEFGLPDLESRTQIFKIHTRTMNCERDIRFELLARLCPNSTGADIRSVCTEAGMYAIRARRKTVTEKDFLDAVNKVIKGYQKFSATPKYMVYN from the exons ATGGCGCCTGAACCAGAAGACGACTTCAAGGACGAGAAGAACCCTAGGCCTCTCGACGAGGATGATATCGCTCTCCTCAAGACCTAC GGTTTAGGACCTTACTCTACACTTATCAAGAAAGCAGAAAAGGAGATCAAAGATATGGCTAAGAAGGTCAATGATTTATGTG GGATTAAGGAGTCTGATACTGGCTTAGCTGCACCTAGCCAGTGGGATCTTGTTTCTGATAAGCAAATGATGCAGGAGGAGCAACCCCTTCAG GTGGCAAGATGTACAAAGATAATTAATCCGAACACCGAAGACGCGAAATATGTCATTAATGTTAAGCAAATTGCAAAG TTTGTTGTTGGTCTCGGTGACAAAGTCTCCCCAACTGATATAGAAGAAGGCATGCGTGTTGG AGTTGATCGAAACAAATATCAGATTCAGATTCCCTTGCCTCCAAAAATTGATCCTAGTGTGACCATGATGACTGTTGAAGAGAAGCCAGATGTGACTTACAATGATGTTGGTGGATGTAAGGAGCAAATTGAAAAGATGAGAGAA GTTGTCGAACTCCCTATGCTTCATCCAGAGAAATTTGTGAAGCTTGGAATTGATCCTCCTAAAGGTGTTCTCTGTTATGGTCCTCCAGGGACAGGTAAAACACTTTTAGCTAGAGCTGTGGCTAATAGAACTGATGCTTGTTTCATTCGTGTCATTGGGAGTGAACTAGTTCAGAAGTATGTTGGAGAAGGCGCTCGAATGGTTCGTGAGCTATTTCAG ATGGCACGTTCGAAGAAGGCGTGCATTGTTTTCTTTGATGAAGTTGATGCTATAGGAGGTGCACGTTTTGATGATGGTGTGGGTGGAGACAATGAGGTCCAACGTACTATGCTTGAGATTGTGAATCAACTTGATGGATTTGATGCTCGTGGAAACATCAAAGTTCTTATGGCAACCAACAG GCCTGATACACTAGATCCAGCATTGCTTCGTCCTGGACGGTTGGATAGAAAGGTTGAGTTTGGTCTCCCCGACTTGGAGAGCAGAACACAAATATTTAAAATCCATACAAGAACAATGAACTGTGAAAGAGATATCCGGTTTGAACTTTTGGCTCGACTCTGCCCAAATTCTACTG GAGCTGATATTAGGAGTGTTTGCACGGAAGCTGGAATGTATGCCATTCGAGCACGAAGGAAGACAGTAACAGAGAAAGACTTCCTTGATGCCGTAAACAAAGTCATTAAGGGATATCAAAAGTTCAGCGCCACACCTAAGTACATGGTTTACAACTAA